The Brachyspira aalborgi genome has a segment encoding these proteins:
- a CDS encoding DNA-methyltransferase translates to MPIKYIPYYPDTITGQAILDNFTRTLKYSDNDRVKDKILRGMPLYEMKHLETVKSNSKNNNENMLIRGECLSACAYLKDKGITVDLVYIDPPFASGADYAKKVYIRQNPKIAQAIEQAQIEMGEDFQSFEEKMYGDIWNKEDYLNWMYENLTAIKSIMSENASIYVHLDWHIGHYVKILMDEVFGEDNFVNEIIWCYTGPANQKNNFPRKHDTIFWYSKGEDKVSNMELVKIPYKKLSTGTNKKGTIFKENYNLSEEGKIVEDWWIDISPVDRLLNEQEDYSTQKPEALLERIIKASSNENMLVADFFGGSGVAAAVAHKLGRKFIHCDIGINSIQTTRDRLKALNSSFDILEIKDGIELFRNPAQTMDKIKTLISGLVETSELDKNYWIGALNDSKLGIVPIYVPNLLDSSQKVLDKVLMNDILNKGVSELPEEIKKVIVYYIDIDNRKDIDKMIKDFKHSLAQVELLPLQDLLDEVVAMDSIEYNIKKIGTKFEVEIISFLSDRVIKKINEYNQKKQSQTIKNGKKFKPINISENGLELIESVSLDCSNEKGIWISDSEIKIDKNSFTIKDGIKTKGFWNGKIACDKKPLRLKVRNICGDESIIILK, encoded by the coding sequence ATGCCAATAAAATATATTCCATATTATCCCGATACGATAACGGGACAAGCGATTTTAGATAATTTTACAAGGACTCTTAAATATAGCGATAACGATAGAGTAAAGGATAAAATATTAAGAGGAATGCCACTTTATGAAATGAAACATTTAGAAACTGTAAAATCGAATTCTAAAAATAATAACGAAAATATGCTTATTAGAGGAGAATGTTTATCGGCATGCGCGTATTTAAAAGATAAAGGAATTACGGTAGATTTAGTTTATATCGACCCGCCTTTTGCAAGCGGAGCGGATTATGCGAAAAAAGTGTATATAAGGCAAAATCCTAAAATAGCGCAAGCCATAGAGCAAGCGCAAATCGAAATGGGCGAAGATTTTCAAAGTTTTGAGGAAAAAATGTATGGCGATATTTGGAATAAAGAAGATTATTTAAATTGGATGTATGAAAATCTAACGGCGATAAAATCCATAATGAGCGAAAACGCGAGCATTTATGTGCATTTGGATTGGCATATCGGGCATTATGTAAAAATTTTAATGGATGAGGTTTTTGGGGAGGATAATTTTGTAAATGAGATTATTTGGTGCTATACGGGACCAGCTAATCAAAAAAACAATTTTCCAAGAAAACATGATACTATATTTTGGTATTCAAAGGGAGAAGATAAAGTTTCAAATATGGAACTTGTAAAAATTCCATATAAGAAATTAAGCACAGGAACTAATAAAAAAGGAACTATATTCAAAGAAAATTATAACTTAAGTGAAGAAGGTAAAATAGTTGAGGATTGGTGGATTGATATATCTCCTGTAGATAGATTGCTTAATGAACAAGAAGATTATTCTACGCAAAAACCCGAAGCATTATTAGAAAGAATCATAAAAGCAAGTAGCAATGAAAATATGCTTGTTGCCGATTTCTTTGGAGGAAGCGGAGTGGCTGCGGCGGTGGCTCATAAACTTGGCAGAAAATTTATACATTGTGATATAGGCATAAATTCTATACAAACTACAAGAGATAGACTTAAAGCCTTAAATTCAAGTTTTGATATATTAGAAATAAAAGACGGCATAGAGCTTTTTCGCAATCCCGCTCAAACAATGGACAAAATAAAAACGCTTATTAGCGGACTTGTAGAAACAAGCGAACTCGATAAAAACTATTGGATAGGAGCTTTAAACGATAGCAAATTGGGAATCGTTCCCATATATGTTCCGAATCTGCTCGATAGCTCTCAAAAAGTTTTGGATAAGGTATTAATGAACGATATTTTAAATAAAGGCGTTAGCGAACTTCCCGAAGAGATTAAAAAAGTTATAGTATATTATATCGATATAGACAATAGAAAAGATATAGATAAAATGATAAAAGATTTTAAACATTCGCTCGCTCAAGTTGAACTTTTGCCTTTACAAGATTTGCTTGACGAAGTTGTGGCTATGGATTCGATTGAATATAATATAAAGAAAATAGGAACAAAATTTGAAGTTGAAATTATAAGTTTTTTAAGCGATAGAGTTATTAAAAAAATTAACGAATATAACCAGAAAAAACAAAGCCAAACTATAAAAAACGGAAAAAAATTTAAGCCAATAAATATAAGCGAAAACGGTTTAGAACTTATAGAATCGGTATCGCTCGATTGCTCAAACGAAAAAGGAATATGGATAAGCGACAGCGAAATAAAAATAGATAAAAATTCTTTTACTATTAAAGACGGAATAAAAACTAAAGGATTTTGGAACGGAAAAATAGCTTGCGATAAAAAGCCTTTGCGTTTGAAAGTGCGAAATATATGCGGAGACGAAAGTATTATAATATTAAAATAA
- the prfA gene encoding peptide chain release factor 1 codes for MSITDKLSLVENNYNEIVEKLNNGNIKDNRAIQELMKKKSEIEDVVFEYKKLKEVLKHIEESEEIIKNSDSDKELKEMAISEIEELNQKKENILSNLRLLLLPKDKNEGKNIIIEIRVGTGGEESALFVGDLFRMYVRFIERANLKMEIIDSSPTELGGYKEVIFSVSGKDAYRSLKFESGTHRVQRIPATESGGRIHTSASTVAVMPEAMESDVVIKDEDIRVDIFRSSGPGGQSVNTTDSAVRITHLPTGLVVQCQDEKSQHKNKAKALKVLRARIYEKEEAERKAKESKERREQIGSGDRSERIRTYNFPQNRVTDHRINLTLYKLDRFMDGEINEITEALFKKEQEDMLVSYSD; via the coding sequence ATGTCGATTACAGATAAATTATCGCTTGTTGAAAATAATTATAATGAAATAGTTGAAAAATTAAACAATGGAAATATAAAAGATAATAGAGCGATTCAAGAGCTTATGAAAAAAAAATCAGAAATTGAGGATGTAGTTTTTGAATATAAAAAATTAAAAGAAGTTTTAAAACATATTGAAGAATCTGAAGAGATTATAAAAAATTCAGATAGCGATAAAGAGCTTAAAGAAATGGCTATATCCGAAATTGAAGAGCTTAATCAAAAAAAAGAAAATATTTTATCGAATTTAAGATTATTACTTTTGCCTAAAGATAAAAACGAAGGAAAAAATATTATAATAGAGATAAGAGTTGGAACGGGCGGAGAAGAATCGGCTTTATTTGTAGGAGATTTATTTAGAATGTATGTTAGATTTATTGAAAGAGCAAATTTAAAAATGGAGATAATAGACTCAAGCCCTACGGAATTAGGCGGCTATAAAGAAGTTATATTTTCAGTTTCTGGAAAAGACGCTTATAGAAGTTTGAAATTTGAAAGCGGAACTCATAGAGTGCAGAGAATTCCCGCGACAGAATCGGGAGGGAGAATTCATACTTCGGCGTCTACTGTGGCGGTTATGCCCGAAGCTATGGAGAGCGATGTCGTTATTAAAGACGAAGATATAAGAGTCGATATATTTCGTTCAAGCGGACCTGGAGGGCAGTCGGTAAATACAACCGATAGCGCCGTTAGAATTACGCATTTGCCAACGGGTTTGGTAGTTCAATGTCAGGATGAAAAAAGTCAACATAAAAATAAGGCAAAGGCTTTGAAAGTTTTAAGAGCGAGAATATACGAAAAAGAGGAAGCCGAAAGAAAAGCGAAAGAATCGAAAGAGAGAAGAGAACAAATTGGCTCGGGAGATAGAAGCGAGAGAATAAGAACTTATAATTTTCCGCAAAATAGAGTAACCGACCATAGAATAAATTTAACATTATATAAATTAGACAGATTTATGGACGGAGAGATAAACGAAATAACGGAAGCTTTATTTAAAAAAGAGCAGGAAGATATGCTTGTTTCCTACTCGGATTAA
- a CDS encoding spiro-SPASM protein: protein MNFLILVDNSFSNKYSKEFESQFLNKIKSLKNNLNCDIKFIENKNIENIENYLNNIYEESEGYNNIIYIPCNMPLFSAEETIKLTKIHEENIAYFSYGENYPIGIIPFIIRRDAFEKLFNISKNKNIKISENAIKDIVFIDPNFFEIEILVSEFDMRYYRLYLFADCKRNSILISRLIDYKSYEEIVKAIKENPIIRRTLPAYIEIDINNRQNILNKNLFSCESLKKELSKEEKNILFDDFKNIFDKLVNFCEDFHLSIGSFYEPLINKDIFEILDYATKNKNVTIYLETNAFLLDNDKAKKLINLQNERENLFVIIHLDAIDENIYNKIYENGDIKTILSNIDYYLIREPKNTYLQITKQKANFDFLASYYKYFEKYKVEIIMQKYYTFRGIIEDNRVGDMSPLIKVGCWHLARDLFIDAYGDIYICRFDINKEKKISSINENDLKNIWKQFENYYIDNVFEKLDFCKNCDEWYLYNF from the coding sequence ATGAATTTTTTAATATTAGTCGATAATTCTTTTTCAAATAAATATTCAAAAGAATTTGAAAGTCAATTTTTAAATAAAATAAAATCTCTTAAAAATAATTTAAACTGCGATATTAAATTTATAGAAAATAAAAATATTGAAAACATAGAAAATTATTTAAATAATATTTACGAAGAAAGCGAAGGCTATAATAATATAATTTATATTCCATGCAATATGCCGCTTTTTAGCGCGGAAGAAACGATAAAACTTACAAAAATTCATGAAGAAAATATTGCTTATTTCAGTTATGGAGAAAATTATCCTATTGGAATAATTCCTTTTATAATAAGAAGAGACGCTTTTGAAAAATTATTTAATATCTCAAAAAATAAAAATATAAAAATTTCGGAAAATGCGATAAAAGATATAGTTTTTATAGACCCGAATTTTTTTGAAATAGAAATTTTGGTTTCGGAATTTGATATGAGATATTATAGATTATATTTATTTGCCGATTGCAAAAGAAATTCTATTTTAATATCTCGCCTTATCGATTATAAAAGTTATGAGGAGATTGTAAAAGCTATAAAAGAAAATCCTATTATAAGAAGAACTTTGCCCGCATATATTGAAATCGATATAAATAATAGACAAAATATTTTAAATAAAAATTTATTTTCATGCGAAAGTTTAAAAAAAGAATTATCTAAAGAAGAAAAAAATATATTGTTTGACGATTTTAAAAATATATTTGATAAGTTAGTTAATTTTTGCGAAGATTTTCATTTATCAATAGGCAGTTTTTACGAACCTTTAATTAATAAAGATATTTTTGAAATTTTAGATTATGCGACTAAAAATAAAAATGTGACTATTTATTTGGAAACAAACGCTTTTTTGCTCGATAACGATAAAGCTAAAAAATTAATTAATTTGCAAAACGAAAGAGAAAATCTTTTTGTAATAATTCATTTAGATGCGATAGACGAAAATATTTATAATAAAATTTACGAAAACGGCGATATTAAAACTATTTTGTCGAATATAGATTATTATTTGATTAGAGAGCCTAAAAATACTTATTTGCAAATAACTAAACAAAAAGCGAATTTCGATTTTTTAGCTTCATATTATAAATATTTTGAAAAGTATAAAGTAGAAATTATAATGCAAAAATATTATACATTTAGAGGAATTATAGAAGACAATAGAGTAGGCGATATGTCTCCTTTAATTAAAGTCGGTTGTTGGCATTTGGCTAGAGATTTATTTATTGACGCTTACGGCGATATTTATATTTGCAGATTTGATATTAACAAAGAAAAAAAAATATCTTCAATAAACGAAAACGATTTAAAAAATATATGGAAACAATTTGAAAATTATTATATTGATAATGTTTTTGAAAAATTAGATTTTTGTAAAAATTGCGATGAATGGTATTTATATAATTTTTAA
- a CDS encoding sugar phosphate nucleotidyltransferase produces MKVIIPAAGEGTRLRPHTNTKPKPILPIAGSTIIDFIMDDISLIPDLEEVIFIVGYLKEKMIEYLTSKYKNIKLSFVVQKEYKGLAHAISLTREYIKDNDKIFIILGDTIFKLNLPEIISKNENSLGVCEVDNPSRFGVAILNDKGIIKKLVEKPKEPISNLALTGLYHIINSKELFEAVDYIIKNDIKTKNEYQLTDALEYMIERGLIFKTFKLEGWFDCGEKSTMIETNRLIIKNKILSDNIKDSAIVPPVFIDKDVKIESSVIGPYVHIGKNSQIKNSILKNCIMFEEVNISNVLMDDCIVSEKAKYKGKTNSMDIGASMTIEQN; encoded by the coding sequence TTGAAAGTTATAATTCCAGCGGCGGGAGAAGGCACAAGATTAAGACCGCATACTAATACAAAACCAAAACCGATTTTGCCAATAGCGGGTTCTACGATTATAGATTTTATAATGGACGATATTTCTTTAATACCCGATTTGGAAGAGGTTATTTTTATAGTAGGATATTTGAAAGAAAAAATGATTGAATATTTAACTTCAAAATATAAAAACATTAAACTTTCTTTTGTAGTTCAAAAAGAATATAAAGGTTTAGCTCATGCAATTTCTTTAACGAGAGAATATATTAAAGATAACGATAAAATTTTTATTATATTAGGCGATACGATTTTTAAATTAAATTTGCCTGAAATAATCTCTAAAAATGAAAACTCTTTAGGCGTATGCGAAGTCGATAATCCGAGCAGATTTGGAGTCGCTATTTTAAACGATAAAGGAATAATAAAAAAATTAGTAGAAAAACCGAAAGAGCCTATAAGCAATTTAGCTTTAACGGGTTTGTATCATATTATTAACTCAAAAGAATTATTTGAAGCGGTTGATTATATAATAAAAAACGATATCAAAACTAAAAACGAATATCAATTAACTGACGCTTTGGAATATATGATTGAAAGAGGATTAATTTTCAAAACATTTAAATTGGAAGGATGGTTTGATTGCGGCGAAAAATCTACTATGATAGAAACTAACAGACTAATAATAAAGAATAAAATATTAAGCGATAATATTAAAGATTCTGCTATAGTTCCTCCTGTGTTTATAGATAAGGATGTAAAAATAGAAAGTTCGGTAATTGGTCCTTATGTTCATATAGGAAAAAATTCTCAAATAAAAAATTCTATACTTAAAAATTGCATTATGTTTGAAGAGGTTAATATATCAAATGTTTTAATGGACGATTGCATAGTTTCCGAAAAAGCGAAATATAAAGGAAAAACAAATTCAATGGATATAGGCGCTTCTATGACAATAGAACAAAATTAA
- a CDS encoding GNAT family N-acetyltransferase, whose translation MKIRLAKISDASSLLKIYSQYIETAITFEYILPTVSEFEKRIENIIEKYPYLVCEEKGEILGYAYAHRYIERAAYQWNVELSIYLDKSSVSKGFGKKLCLTLIEILKFQGIKTVYSLITSPNIKSEKLHLSLGFEKIGEYHKTGYKCGNWHNVSIFEKEIAEHELNPKPFTFMKDIDLKTIEKIIENSTK comes from the coding sequence ATGAAAATCAGATTAGCAAAAATTTCAGACGCTTCTTCTCTGCTTAAGATTTATTCCCAATATATAGAAACCGCTATAACTTTTGAATATATTCTTCCGACAGTTTCGGAATTTGAAAAAAGAATTGAAAATATTATTGAAAAATATCCTTATTTAGTTTGCGAAGAGAAAGGAGAGATTTTAGGATACGCTTACGCTCATAGATATATTGAGAGAGCGGCTTATCAATGGAATGTAGAGCTATCGATATATTTAGATAAATCAAGCGTTTCAAAAGGTTTTGGTAAAAAATTATGTTTAACTTTAATTGAAATTCTAAAATTTCAAGGCATAAAAACGGTTTATAGTTTGATAACATCTCCGAATATTAAAAGCGAAAAATTGCATCTTTCTTTGGGTTTTGAAAAAATCGGAGAATATCATAAAACGGGATATAAATGTGGAAATTGGCATAATGTTTCTATATTTGAAAAAGAAATTGCGGAACATGAATTAAATCCGAAGCCGTTTACTTTTATGAAAGATATTGATTTAAAAACTATAGAAAAAATTATTGAGAATTCTACAAAGTAG
- a CDS encoding M28 family peptidase — protein sequence MRYIFILTIISMLLYSCKDANASPSKNNKFYFNSTNAYNYIKKQVDFGARVYGSEAHKNARIFFKEEMKSMGYKVFTHNFEAPYIKGRKGENIYAFLKGEIEEYIIIASHYDSRSVAEKDKKIENRNKPIDGANDGASSSGVLLELMNSLKNEKLHYGICFILFDLEDDGNLFYNNGNGLTETDWIQGSIAFVNDKILEKEKIKFGILLDMVGGYNAKFKYESLAYAYYPNIYDKIWEYAKSLGFGNYFINEHYGIITDDHIPFIMNKIPFIDIIDMDYKYHHTSEDTIDKIDIKTLEAIGFTIEYILKNADKIF from the coding sequence ATGAGATACATTTTTATTTTAACTATTATATCGATGCTTTTATATTCATGTAAAGACGCCAATGCGAGTCCTTCCAAAAATAATAAATTTTATTTTAATTCGACAAACGCGTATAATTATATAAAAAAACAAGTCGATTTTGGAGCGAGAGTTTACGGAAGCGAAGCGCATAAAAATGCAAGAATATTTTTTAAAGAAGAAATGAAATCTATGGGTTATAAAGTTTTTACGCATAATTTTGAAGCTCCTTATATTAAAGGCAGAAAAGGAGAAAATATTTACGCTTTTTTGAAAGGCGAAATTGAAGAATATATTATTATAGCGAGCCATTATGACAGTCGTTCCGTAGCGGAAAAAGATAAAAAAATTGAAAACAGAAATAAACCTATTGACGGCGCAAATGACGGAGCGAGCAGTTCTGGAGTATTGCTTGAGCTTATGAATTCTTTAAAAAACGAAAAATTGCATTATGGAATTTGTTTTATTTTATTTGATTTGGAAGACGATGGAAATTTATTTTATAATAACGGAAACGGTTTAACTGAAACGGATTGGATTCAAGGAAGCATTGCATTTGTAAATGATAAAATTTTAGAAAAGGAAAAAATAAAATTTGGAATACTTCTAGATATGGTTGGAGGTTATAACGCTAAATTTAAATACGAAAGTCTTGCTTACGCTTATTATCCGAATATATACGATAAGATTTGGGAATATGCAAAAAGTTTAGGATTTGGAAATTATTTTATTAATGAACATTACGGAATTATAACGGACGACCATATTCCATTTATAATGAATAAAATTCCTTTTATCGATATAATAGATATGGATTATAAATATCATCATACTTCAGAAGATACGATTGATAAAATCGATATTAAAACTCTCGAAGCTATTGGATTTACAATAGAATATATTTTAAAAAATGCCGACAAAATATTTTAA
- a CDS encoding class I SAM-dependent methyltransferase — MLLADKWNDYKIIDCGDGEKLERIGNFLISRPDSQVIWAKQKNKWENLDAIYHRSNKGGGYWEYINKPKENFIIKYQDLSFYIEFTNFKHIGLFPEQAVNWQFIIDKIKQSKKNNIKALNLFAYTGGATISCAYAGCEEVVHVDASKKIVGQAKRNIELNKLEDKKVRFIIEDVIQFVLRESRRGRKYDIIIMDPPVYGRGPKGELWQIETSLTRLMKECVKLLSDEPILFLINCYTASFSHISLKNILETNIKNKGFFESGEIGIPIENSKLILPCGIYARFFT; from the coding sequence ATGCTTTTAGCGGATAAATGGAACGATTATAAAATAATAGATTGCGGAGACGGAGAAAAATTAGAAAGAATCGGAAATTTTTTAATCTCTCGTCCCGACTCTCAAGTTATTTGGGCAAAGCAAAAAAACAAATGGGAGAATTTAGACGCTATTTATCATCGTTCAAATAAAGGCGGCGGTTATTGGGAATATATAAATAAGCCGAAAGAAAATTTTATTATCAAATATCAAGATTTATCGTTTTATATAGAGTTTACCAATTTCAAACATATCGGACTTTTTCCCGAGCAAGCGGTTAATTGGCAATTCATAATTGATAAAATAAAACAATCTAAAAAAAATAATATAAAGGCTTTAAATTTATTTGCATATACGGGAGGCGCTACTATTTCTTGCGCTTATGCGGGATGCGAAGAAGTTGTGCATGTTGACGCTTCAAAAAAAATTGTAGGACAAGCGAAAAGAAATATAGAGTTAAATAAACTTGAAGATAAAAAAGTAAGGTTTATTATAGAAGATGTTATTCAATTTGTTTTAAGAGAATCGAGACGGGGACGAAAATACGATATTATTATAATGGACCCTCCAGTTTACGGCAGAGGACCTAAAGGCGAGCTTTGGCAAATAGAAACAAGCTTAACAAGATTAATGAAAGAATGCGTAAAATTATTATCTGACGAGCCTATACTTTTTTTAATTAATTGTTATACTGCAAGTTTTTCTCATATATCTTTAAAAAATATTTTAGAAACAAATATAAAAAATAAAGGATTTTTTGAAAGCGGAGAGATTGGAATACCGATAGAAAATTCAAAATTAATTCTTCCTTGCGGAATATACGCGAGGTTTTTTACATAA
- a CDS encoding OmpA family protein, with protein MATTKFGKKAKKAGDKAQVPGPSAPLWLQTYGDFVTLVLTFFVMLLASMEAALSQNSAMQLIATAFQGSFGVLDGGATLSQSSLIYGGASAETLPSADRGYSMGRSIDEATSVLESEIKSKKIRVTEDERGFVITLGADQYFESGRTNLVENQNNTETFIKLASVLSGLPNEIRIEGHTDSGAIIPGSQLERQFGNNWGLSAARAIVILEKLFENDQTGKLDRNKYSVAGYADTRPMASNDLPDGRALNRRVDIVIVRSDVTYYNQR; from the coding sequence ATGGCTACTACTAAATTTGGTAAAAAAGCTAAAAAAGCGGGAGATAAAGCTCAAGTTCCAGGACCTTCCGCTCCTTTATGGCTTCAAACTTACGGAGATTTCGTAACTTTGGTTTTAACATTCTTCGTTATGTTGCTTGCCTCAATGGAAGCGGCTTTATCTCAAAATTCCGCAATGCAACTTATAGCCACAGCGTTTCAAGGTTCTTTTGGCGTTTTGGACGGGGGAGCTACTTTATCTCAAAGCAGTTTAATATACGGAGGAGCGAGCGCCGAAACTTTGCCAAGCGCTGATAGAGGATATTCTATGGGCAGAAGTATAGATGAAGCCACTTCGGTTTTGGAATCGGAAATAAAAAGTAAAAAAATAAGAGTGACGGAAGATGAAAGAGGATTTGTAATAACGCTTGGAGCGGACCAATATTTTGAATCGGGAAGAACTAATTTAGTAGAAAATCAAAATAATACGGAAACTTTTATTAAACTTGCATCCGTTTTAAGCGGTTTGCCTAACGAGATAAGAATAGAAGGACATACCGATTCGGGAGCTATAATTCCAGGAAGTCAACTTGAAAGACAATTTGGAAATAATTGGGGACTCTCTGCTGCAAGAGCTATAGTTATTTTAGAAAAATTATTTGAAAATGACCAAACGGGAAAATTAGATAGAAATAAATATTCAGTCGCGGGATATGCCGACACTCGTCCTATGGCTTCAAACGATTTGCCTGACGGAAGAGCCTTAAATAGAAGAGTCGATATAGTTATAGTTAGAAGCGATGTCACTTATTATAATCAAAGATAA
- a CDS encoding motility protein A → MDIIVPIGFVAVIVINLFGIISGGGNVGHMVDIASLVVTGLGGSTSLLVANDLSTVLGVPKAIKILLTKPNFDEAQMIITLISFSEKARREGLLVLEDDIQEVSDPFLKKGMQLVVDGTDPELVKNILNTEIDNIEARHDTVRKVFEDAASLYPAWGMIGTLIGLVIMLRSLGGGGGTEAIGSGMAVALITTYYGSVIANGFALPIAGRLASRHSSEALIKGIMIEGILSIQAGDNPRIVKDKLVSFLPPAQRQKVNEQVGDR, encoded by the coding sequence ATGGATATAATAGTGCCTATAGGCTTTGTAGCCGTTATAGTAATTAACTTATTCGGTATTATTTCAGGAGGCGGTAATGTCGGACACATGGTCGATATAGCGTCTTTAGTTGTTACAGGACTTGGAGGAAGCACTTCGCTTTTAGTCGCTAATGACTTATCAACCGTATTGGGAGTTCCAAAAGCCATAAAAATTCTTTTAACAAAACCAAACTTTGACGAAGCCCAAATGATAATAACCTTAATAAGTTTTTCAGAGAAAGCAAGAAGAGAAGGCTTATTGGTATTGGAAGACGATATACAAGAAGTTTCAGACCCTTTCTTAAAAAAAGGCATGCAATTAGTAGTTGACGGAACGGACCCAGAACTTGTAAAAAATATATTGAATACGGAAATTGATAATATTGAGGCGAGACATGATACCGTAAGAAAAGTATTTGAAGACGCCGCTTCATTATATCCAGCTTGGGGTATGATAGGAACGCTTATAGGTTTGGTTATAATGCTTAGAAGTTTAGGCGGAGGCGGAGGAACTGAAGCAATCGGTTCTGGTATGGCTGTAGCTCTTATCACGACTTATTACGGTTCGGTTATAGCTAACGGTTTTGCATTGCCTATAGCTGGAAGACTTGCATCAAGACATTCAAGCGAAGCTTTGATAAAAGGAATTATGATAGAAGGGATATTATCTATACAGGCTGGAGATAATCCAAGAATAGTTAAAGATAAATTGGTATCTTTCCTTCCGCCTGCTCAAAGACAAAAAGTTAATGAACAAGTTGGAGATAGATAA
- a CDS encoding flagellar FlbD family protein: MIHITRFDKTILYVNPHQIEFMEETPDLVITMLSGRKIVTKDSFETVLNRIIEYRKRIINEDTIKKPSFYGNEE, from the coding sequence ATGATACATATAACGAGATTTGATAAAACGATTTTATATGTTAATCCGCATCAAATAGAGTTTATGGAAGAGACTCCTGATTTAGTTATAACTATGCTTTCGGGAAGAAAGATAGTTACAAAAGACAGTTTTGAAACGGTATTAAACAGAATTATAGAATATAGAAAAAGAATTATAAACGAAGATACTATTAAAAAACCGTCTTTTTATGGAAATGAAGAATAG